One Bos taurus isolate L1 Dominette 01449 registration number 42190680 breed Hereford chromosome 25, ARS-UCD2.0, whole genome shotgun sequence genomic window carries:
- the ANTKMT gene encoding adenine nucleotide translocase lysine N-methyltransferase: MEQDDPAEALTELRERRPGPLELLQVAAGSGLAVYAVWALLLQPGFRRVPLRLQVPYVGASARQVEHVLSLLRGRPGKTVDLGSGDGRIVLAAHRCGLRPAVGYELNPWLVGLARLRAWRAGCAGSVRYHREDLWKVSLRDCHNVSVFLAPSVLPLLEDKLQAELPAGARVVSGRFPLPTWQPVAVVGEGLDRVWAYDIHRGGPAGQAVPGPSSASVLGTPNSQNG; the protein is encoded by the exons ATGGAGCAGGACGACCCGGCCGAGGCGCTGACGGAGCTGCGCGAGCGGCGGCCGGGCCCGTTGGAGCTGCTGCAGGTGGCGGCGGGCTCGGGCCTGGCCGTCTACGCCGTGTGGGCGCTGCTGCTGCAGCCCGGCTTCCGCCGCGTGCCGCTGCGCCTGCAG GTGCCGTATGTCGGCGCGAGTGCCAGGCAGGTGGAGCACGTGTTGTCGTTGCTGCGAGGCCGTCCTGGGAAGACAGTGGACCTGGGCTCTGGGGACGGCAGGATT GTGCTGGCTGCCCACAGGTGCGGCCTCCGCCCCGCTGTGGGCTACGAGCTGAACCCCTGGCTGGTGGGACTGGCGCGGCTGCGTGCCTGGAGGGCAGGCTGTGCTGGCAGTGTCCGCTACCACCGTGAGGACCTCTGGAAG GTGAGCCTGAGGGACTGCCATAATGTGTCTGTGTTCCTGGCTCCTAGTGTG CTCCCATTGCTGGAGGACAAGCTGCAGGCAGAGTTGCCTGCAGGAGCCCGCGTGGTGTCTGGGcgcttccccctccccacctggcaGCCTGTGGCTGTGGTAGGTGAGGGCCTGGACCGAGTCTGGGCCTATGACATCCACAGAGGTGGGCCCGCTGGGCAGGCTGTGCCAGGGCCCAGTTCTGCCTCCGTACTTGGAACCCCCAATTCTCAGAATGGCTGA
- the ANTKMT gene encoding adenine nucleotide translocase lysine N-methyltransferase isoform X1, with protein MEQDDPAEALTELRERRPGPLELLQVAAGSGLAVYAVWALLLQPGFRRVPLRLQVPYVGASARQVEHVLSLLRGRPGKTVDLGSGDGRIVLAAHRCGLRPAVGYELNPWLVGLARLRAWRAGCAGSVRYHREDLWKLPLLEDKLQAELPAGARVVSGRFPLPTWQPVAVVGEGLDRVWAYDIHRGGPAGQAVPGPSSASVLGTPNSQNG; from the exons ATGGAGCAGGACGACCCGGCCGAGGCGCTGACGGAGCTGCGCGAGCGGCGGCCGGGCCCGTTGGAGCTGCTGCAGGTGGCGGCGGGCTCGGGCCTGGCCGTCTACGCCGTGTGGGCGCTGCTGCTGCAGCCCGGCTTCCGCCGCGTGCCGCTGCGCCTGCAG GTGCCGTATGTCGGCGCGAGTGCCAGGCAGGTGGAGCACGTGTTGTCGTTGCTGCGAGGCCGTCCTGGGAAGACAGTGGACCTGGGCTCTGGGGACGGCAGGATT GTGCTGGCTGCCCACAGGTGCGGCCTCCGCCCCGCTGTGGGCTACGAGCTGAACCCCTGGCTGGTGGGACTGGCGCGGCTGCGTGCCTGGAGGGCAGGCTGTGCTGGCAGTGTCCGCTACCACCGTGAGGACCTCTGGAAG CTCCCATTGCTGGAGGACAAGCTGCAGGCAGAGTTGCCTGCAGGAGCCCGCGTGGTGTCTGGGcgcttccccctccccacctggcaGCCTGTGGCTGTGGTAGGTGAGGGCCTGGACCGAGTCTGGGCCTATGACATCCACAGAGGTGGGCCCGCTGGGCAGGCTGTGCCAGGGCCCAGTTCTGCCTCCGTACTTGGAACCCCCAATTCTCAGAATGGCTGA